Part of the Candidatus Dojkabacteria bacterium genome, GTTATTCACAAAATTGGATCAATCAACGTTTAAAAAGTATCGAGGTTCGAAAAGAACTTACCGATGAATGGAATAAACGTGGCGTTAGGGAAGGCTTGGAATATGCTATTCTTACAGATGAAATAACGAAAGCTTGGTCAGAAAAGACAGTACGTGACTATAAGGACTTTAAAGGATTAAAAAAACAGAACCTTAGAGATAATATGACAAACCTTGAGTTGATTTTGAATATGTTGGCCGAAGCAACAACTACAGAGATTTCAAAAAAGAAAAAACCCAAGAATTTTCCAGCCAGCAAGAAGATTGCCAAACAAGGAGGGACTGTTGCTGGAAATGCTAGAAAAGAGATTGAAGCGAGAACTGGACGGAAAGTAATCTCAAAAGGGACCGCCAAACATCTAAAAAAAATAAGCACCAAACGGGAAAATGAGTAGCTGACGTTGCCGGGTCCAGGGTGATTGGGGGCCCGCAACATTCAAAGTCTCAAGTTTATTTTTGTTGCTAATAAACCCTTGTTGCGTATACTTAATATATCAACTAATTTAGCTGGGTAGACATTCATGAAAAAGCTAAAAGCAACAAAATATTTACTCATCCTTTTAATTATGGCTGTATGTGC contains:
- a CDS encoding Bro-N domain-containing protein; this translates as MTKARNTSTGQNSIVLFNQVQVRRYWDRDNELWYFSIIDVVAILTGSTTPRRYWSDLKFRLREEGSEVYDKIVQLKLMAADGKKRSTDCFSTEDLLRVIQSIPSPKAEPFKLWLARVGYERIEETEDPELAMERAMKTYLKKGYSQNWINQRLKSIEVRKELTDEWNKRGVREGLEYAILTDEITKAWSEKTVRDYKDFKGLKKQNLRDNMTNLELILNMLAEATTTEISKKKKPKNFPASKKIAKQGGTVAGNARKEIEARTGRKVISKGTAKHLKKISTKRENE